The window AGTGCGCGCGGTTACGGCGTTTCGTTCCACCATCAGGTGTTTCTACGGTGTACGATCTCTGGTCACGCTTTTCGATCACCAACGCTTTACGCCACTTTTTCTCACCAGGACGCAGTGGTTTCATGCGCACAGCGTCACCTTTCTCGAGGGGTTTGAGATCTTTTGCTGTACGGTCATAGTACCACTTCTGTTTCTGTTGACGTTCAATGAGCTTCGCTCGTTCCTCAGCTTGTTCGTGGGCTTGCGGCTGCAGAAGCTGGTTTGTTGTTGGGAGTAGAGTCTTCGTTCTCCAGTTCATCAGACGCTGGGCAGGGCTTGACCCGATTCCTTGTGTGGGCGTATTTCAGTAGTCAAGAATCGCCAAGTACGGTTCGGTGCCAGCTTCAAGTGCTTTGCGGGGGAGTCGCTTTGCTGTCTTCAGGGCAGATTCGACTTTTCCATTTGCCTTGCTGTTTCCGGGACTGATAGTGCAGTGTTTAAATTCCCAGGTACGAGCAAATGTAGCGAATTCGTTGCAGGAGAACTGCAGGCCGTTGTCAGACACAACTTCGTCCGGGCAGCCGTATCTGGCGAAGTGGTTCTTCAGTTTTAGGATTACCGTTCTCGCCTTAGTGTCAGGCAGTTTGTCCACTTcccagaagttgctgaaatagTCGACTGTTCCCAGGTAACTTTTGCTTTTGAATTCAAACAGGTCTGTGCCAACTTTCTGCCAAGGATGCATTGGTACCTCGTGTGGCATAAGGGTTTCTTTCTGCTGGCTTGCTTCAAACGTTCGGCAGATCTCGCATTTCTCCACCTCTTGTTTGATCTCTGCTGACATTCCTGGCCAATAGACATGTTCGCGCGCTCGGCGCAGGCAGGACTCTGTCCCCATGTGAGAGGAGTGAAGCTTAGACTTGATTTGCTTCCGCAGGCTAGACGGTATTACTAGTCTTTCCCCTTGGAGGATTATGCCATCTTGGAATGTTAGCTCATCTCTCATGCTGTAGTAGGGAGCGGCTTGCAGTGGTAACTCCTTCTTGTCATTTGGCCATCCCTTGAGAATCATGGACTTTACAACTTGCCGGGTTTGGTCGGCctcagtttctttttggatctCTGCCAGTTTCTGTTCACTGACAGGCAGAAGTTTGATCATGTTTACGAGTTCAAACTCTCTGTCGTCTTCCTTTCCAACTTCTGGAAGGTAAGCTCTCGAGAGGAGATCAGCGATGTACATCTTTGCACCACATTCGTAGTGTACGTCAATGTTGTACTTCTGAAGTCTCATCATCATGCCTTGTAGGCGGCGAGGTGTGGATGATAGAGGCTTCTTGAGGATAGACTAAAGTGGTTTGTGATCACTTCTCACTATGACTGGCCGTCCAAAGGTATACTGATGAAATTTCTCGAGTGAGAAGACTATCGCCAACATCTCCTTTTCAATTTGGGCGTATCTCGTCTCGGTGTCCGTCAGGGCACGACTGGCATATGCAATAGGCTTTCCCTTTTGCAACAGGGCAGCGCCAAGACCCTTCTGACTTGCATCACACTGTATCACAAGCTCTTCTCTGGGGTCGTAGTAGCTCAGAATGGGAGCCGCGGTCACAAGTTTCTTGACCTCTTCAAACGATTTATCTTGTTCTTCATCCCACTGCCATTCAACATCTTTTCTTGTCAGTCACCGCAGGGGTTCCATTACGTCAGCTAGGTGAGGCAGGAACTTAGCAAGATAATTAACGAATCCGTTAACCCTCTGTATGCCCTCGACGTCTTCAGGTTTGGGCATGTCTTGCACAGCTTTCGCCTTTTCTGGATCAATCTTCACACCATTTGAGGTGAGTACATGTCCCATGAAAGGAACTTCTTTTTGTCTCAGTCTCAACTTGTCTCTGTTGAGGGCAATGTTACGCTCGCGGTATCTTTGGAGCAGGGCTTCAAGGTTTCTGTTGTGGTCGGTAGTGGCTTCCTGTTCATTGTTACCGACGCCATACACTAGGATGTTGTCTGCGATGTCAAGTACTCCGCTCAAGCCTTCTAGTGCCTGGTTGACTCTTTTTTGCAAGATTTCAGACGATACTGACAACCCAACTGGCAGTCGGCGCCAGCGGTACCTTCCAAAGGGAGTTGAGAACGTTGTTAGCAGGCTGGACTCGTGGTCTAGAACACAATGCCAGTAGCCTGAGCGCAGGTCGACTGTGGAGAACACTTTTGCTTGCGACAGCTCGGGTAGAATTTCGTCAAGTATTGGAATCTGAAATGTTTCCCTTTTCAATGCCTCGTTCAGTGGTCGAGGATCGATGCACACTCTCAGTGCACCAGATTTCTTGGTAGCAACTGCCAGGCTGAATCACCCATGGTGTTGGCTCTTCTACTGGTGCCAGGATTTCTTGCCTGACATAACGATTGAGCTCTTTTTTTAGGTCGTCTTTCAGTACTGTGGGAACCCTTCTGGTTGGCGTGATGACAGGTTTAGCACTGCTGTCAACTTCTAAGTGGACTTTTCCGGGCAAAGTTCCCAATGGGCGGTCAAACACGTCAGAATATCGTTTTATCAGCTCTTCTGCAGTTATCTGTTTAACTTGCGGCTCATTTGCACGGGGCGGAGGCAGGGTCATAATGAAGTTTTCATCATTGACGGTAATCAGTTCCATTTCTTGCGCTGCCTTCACTCCGATTGGGGGTGTTAGATCGCTCTCAACGACGATAAACTCCACAGAGTActtctttcttgtttttggaTTGCGTAAGATGATTCGTGCTGACCCAATAGGCTTCACTTGCGATCCATTCCACATTCGCAATGTTTTCGTGGTCGCCTTGATTTCGTGACCTTGTGCGTGTTTTGCCGTGATGATGTTGATTGATGCTCCACAGTCAATCTGGAAGTTGACCTTTTTGCTATCAATTAGCATCTCGGCATAAATTTCTTTGGCGAATCCGACAGCATGGACGTCAGATTCCTTAGATTCCAGAGCAACTCCAGCGAGAAACTCGATGTCGCTTTCTTCTGAGGAGGGTTCTTCGGGTATGTCAGAGATCCTGTGAACTTTGCGTGATTTAGATTTCTTGCAGACACTTTTGAAGTGGTTTCGTCCGCCACATCCGGAGCATTTCTGTCCCCAAGCAGGACACTTATCTTTCTTAAGCGGATGTGATTCTCTACAGAACAAACATTTCTTCTGAGACTTGACAGGCAGTTTCGTGGACGCATTCCaatcattttttccatttcgcGGGGGTTTACGGCCTTGTTTTTTTCCTTCGCCGATCTTGTGGACGGCATCGGAACCAGAAATAGTTTTCATTTGCGAGTTTGTACGTTCATTGCTTCGACACATATCTAAACATTGATTAAACGTTAGGCCTCTAACTTGCAAGAGCTTCTTTCTTGTAGCATTGCTGTTTACGCCTAAAACAATGCGGTCCTTGATAAGAGAGTCACGCATGCACTCGCAGAAATTGCATGACTTTGCGAGATTTCTGAGAACAGTGACATAAGCGTCAATGGATTCCTGTTCTTCTTGATTGCGGCTGTTAAAAACATAGCCTTCGTATGTTTCATTGGTCTGGCCCAGTGTAAATTCATCGAACTTTTCTAAGACCTTTGCTAAGATTTTACGGTCGGGCTTATTGTCAAATCGAAAGCCATTGTAAATTTTAAGTCCTTCCGTTCCAAGGCAGTGTAGGAAGAATGCTACCTTGTATTCTTCTGTTTGCGAGTTTAGCCCAGAAATAAGACAGTAGTTTTCCCATACCTGTTTGTATGACTTCCAGGCGTCTGCCAAATTCCCTGATGTGTTTAGCTTGCCAAGGTGTGCCTCCTGCTTCCTGAACTTTCATTTCCGGTCGCGTTGCTATGATACCAATGACGTCAGTCCGTTGCTAGGGACTTCGTCCGCACGTGTAAAAGTGATGAGTTGAGTTTTTGTAAAAATGTGCGTGAGAAAGCGACGTCCTGAATGTAAATCGGAGAATAAAGTTGTACAAAACGAACCAGCAGAGTTTTATCGTCGCCCAGCAGCAACATTTGGTCCACCGAGCCAGAGATTGTGAAATCAAGGGGAAAATCGCCGAGTCAAGCTGTAAGACAGCCGTGAAACTGCGTGTAATTGCGTGTAAAATTTATCATCGAACCGCCTGGTTCAATATTGTGGAAGAGTCATTCAAGTCGTGCCAAGATGAGTGCCTCAAACAGAGAAGAAGGCGAAACACCTCGACTGTTCACACCAAGTGAGTCTACTACTTCAAGTAAAGGTTCCGTTTTGAGAAAGAAATTGCGAGCTGAGAAGTTAGCACTGGAACTAAAAATAGCCGAGCAAACGTTTGAAAATGAGATCGAGTGTCTGGGAGCCGAACAACAGAAgcgtgcaaagctcttggaacttcaaaagaaagctGAAGAATCAAGATTGGAATATGAATTCGAAGATGCCATCACCCAGGAAGAAGATATGTCAAATAAAGGTGATATTGATGAAGAGTTAAATGAATTACCTTCAGACAGTGTGAACGATCGGGTCTCGCGCTTAGACCTGGAAATTACTGAAAACAATGTTGTTGAAAAACCTCACATGGAGGAAGTTAAATCCACCAAACCGAAGGTCGTAACAGAGGTTTCTAGTGAGCCCCGTAAAAAAGAGACATGTGAATCTTTTATTGCTAAAGGTAAAGCTGAGTTGAAAACCTCTGCCACAGGAGACCCTAGTGTGCAAACGTCAAAGATAGATCTGTTGTTTGAGAAAATGCTGCCAGCCTTTGTGAAAATCGTTAAACCAAACGTGCAGAAGTTCAATGGAAATCCACTAGAGTACTCAAAATTCAAAGCAGCATTTAATGTTGAAGTAGATAAAAAGGAAGTTTATGATGCAACAGAGAAGCTTAAATTTCTGTTAGATTCTGTGGATGGAAGTGCAAAATCATGTCTAGCGAAATTCATGCCAGGTTCAGATAAATACGAGGAGGCATGGACTGCGCTCCAGGAACGTTTTGGTCGTGTAGACACAGTGGTATCAGCTGCGAAGAAACGTATAGATCAGTTTCCGACCATAGTGAAAGAAAATAGTGTGCAGATCCGGCAGTATCAAGAAATAGTTTCTGGATTGGTAGGcattttcaaagagcataacTTTCTTCACGAGCTTAGCTCGCAAGTCCCTGAAGCAACTGTTTCTAAACTTCCCACACGCCTTTGCGGCAGATGGGCCGAGTTTGTTGAAGGAAAACCGAAATTGTCAACCTGGGATTCATTTGCAAATTGGCTAGAGAAAGAGGCAAAAATTAGTGAGTCCAAGCAGCGGTCGATGCCAGAGAAGAGAGAGTGGAAGCGTTCAGATACATCTAAAGTTGACAGGCGTAAGCCAGCTGACAAATCCCAACCTGGGCTGTTTGCAGGAGCCACGGGAGAATATTTACGCGCCAGCTGTGGAACTGGAACAAAGTGCCCAATTCACCAGTCCACTAATCACACTTTGCAAGAGTGCAAACGATTTCAGGGAATGTTGACTAGCGAGAAGGAGAAAGTTGTCGAGGAACACAAACTATGCTTATGTTGTCTATTACCCGGTCATCGTCTGCGTAAATGTCCTAGTAAGAATAGATGCAAAGTTGAAAACTGTGACATGCGTCATCATACCCTTGTACATGAAGTCCACTTGAGATTTATTGAACGGGCAAAAGCGAAACGTGAATCAGAACAAGTGCCAGAAGTTGAGAGAAACCCAGCTCCTGTCTCCCTGGAAGGTAGAGACTCCTCACCACGTCAGGCTGTGGAGCCTCTTGAGGAGTATCAACAATCAGCGTACACAGGTTGTGAGACTGGTGGTCTTGCTTTGGTTGAAGTACTTCCCATAGTTGTCTTTGGAGAAACAGGAAAACAGCAGTTGATGGCGTTGCGTGACTCAGGCTGTAACACAACGCTTATAGATGAAAGCTTAGTACTCTCACTTGGGCTTCAAGGCAAAGAGGTAGATCTCGAAATTCAAGGAGTAAATGCGCAGAAGGTGTTTGCTTCCCAGCACATCAAGAAATGCCATGTCGCACGAGTCGGAAAAGAGGAAGTCAAGTACTCCTTGCGAGATGTGAAG of the Montipora capricornis isolate CH-2021 chromosome 7, ASM3666992v2, whole genome shotgun sequence genome contains:
- the LOC138057884 gene encoding uncharacterized protein — protein: MPEKREWKRSDTSKVDRRKPADKSQPGLFAGATGEYLRASCGTGTKCPIHQSTNHTLQECKRFQGMLTSEKEKVVEEHKLCLCCLLPGHRLRKCPSKNRCKVENCDMRHHTLVHEVHLRFIERAKAKRESEQVPEVERNPAPVSLEGRDSSPRQAVEPLEEYQQSAYTGCETGGLALVEVLPIVVFGETGKQQLMALRDSGCNTTLIDESLVLSLGLQGKEVDLEIQGVNAQKVFASQHIKKCHVARVGKEEVKYSLRDVKTIPSLNGPDQKLKW
- the LOC138056261 gene encoding uncharacterized protein translates to MKVQEAGGTPWQAKHIREFGRRLEVIQTAKVLEKFDEFTLGQTNETYEGYVFNSRNQEEQESIDAYVTVLRNLAKSCNFCECMRDSLIKDRIVLGVNSNATRKKLLQVRGLTFNQCLDMCRSNERTNSQMKTISGSDAVHKIGEGKKQGRKPPRNGKNDWNASTKLPVKSQKKCLFCRESHPLKKDKCPAWGQKCSGCGGRNHFKSVCKKSKSRKVHRISDIPEEPSSEESDIEFLAGVALESKESDVHAVGFAKEIYAEMLIDSKKVNFQIDCGASINIITAKHAQGHEIKATTKTLRMWNGSQVKPIGSARIILRNPKTRKKYSVEFIVVESDLTPPIGVKAAQEMELITVNDENFIMTLPPPRANEPQVKQITAEELIKRYSDVFDRPLGTLPGKVHLEVDSSAKPVITPTRRVPTVLKDDLKKELNRYVRQEILAPVEEPTPWVIQPGSCYQEIWYRWRRLPVGLSVSSEILQKRVNQALEGLSGVLDIADNILVYGVGNNEQEATTDHNRNLEALLQRYRERNIALNRDKLRLRQKEVPFMGHVLTSNGVKIDPEKAKAVQDMPKPEDVEGIQRWDEEQDKSFEEVKKLVTAAPILSYYDPREELVIQCDASQKGLGAALLQKGKPIAYASRALTDTETRYAQIEKEMLAIVFSLEKFHQYTFGRPVIVRSDHKPL